GGAGATGATGCAGGCACTCGACTCCTACTGGCTACAATTTAATCAGTATCCTTCTGTTTATTTGAGTTAATCTCAGAAGGCAGAAGGCAGAAGGCAGAAGGCAGAAGGCAGAAGGAATATTCTTAATATTTTCCATCTCCCTATCATCCCATCTCCCTATCTCCAGTCAATGGGCAATAACCAGCGATGAGTACTCAAAATAATTCAATTCAACGCATTTTGCTGGTAGATGATAACCCAGACGATCGCCTGCTGGTGATAAGAGAATTAAGCCGAGAGTTTTCTCAAGCCCAAGTAATAGAAATAGTTGATGCCAATGCATTGCATCTGGCATTAACAGTACATGATTTTGATTTGGTCATTACTGATTATCAACTTAACTGGACAACAGGCTTAGAGGTTTTGCGTGCTGTCAAAGCTCGCGATCGCAATTGTCCTGTGATTATGTTTACTAACACTGGTTCCCAGGAAATTGCAGTTGAGGCAATGAAAGCAGGACTAGATGACTACGTAATAAAATCCACAAAACATTTTCTTCGCTTAAGTCAAGCTGTACGCTTGGTGTGGCAACAATACCAAACTATCCGTAAAGCAGCCCAGTTAGAACTACGGTTACAGTCATTATTGAATCAACTAAGAATTGGTGTATTTCGCGCTACACCCGAGGCAAAAATTTTAGATGTAAATACGGCATTTCTAAATATTTTGGGTTTGCCATCTTTGGAGGAAGTTCAATCATTTATCAGTGAACAACTCTACTCCTTTATGACTGACGAACGCCCTTCTGGGCAAGAGTGGGAGCGGGAGATACAATTCCAACGCCCTGATGGTAAAAACATCTGGCTACTGTTCAGTGAAACCCAAAATCAGCTACATGGTGAAACCTTTATAGATGGCTTGATGGAAGATATCACAGAGCGCAAGCAATCAGAAGAGGAGATTCGTCAGTTGAACCAAACTTTAGAACATCGAGTCCAAGAGCGTACAGCCCAATTAGAAGCTATCAACTGTGAACTAGAGGCTTTTGCTTACTCAGTTTCTCACGATCTGCGATCGCCTATTCGCCAAATCGATGGATTTGTTAATTTATTAAAAGAACACCTAGAAAATACGACCTGTGATCAAACAAGTTTACGTTACCTGCAAGCAATTTTAGAATTAACTAACCGGGCAGGTAAACTAGTAGATGATTTGCTGACTTACTCCCGTACTGGACGAGCAGAAATGCACTATTCTATCGTCGATATGAACCGTCTAGTTTGGGAGTCAAAGCAACAGATAGAAATGGATTTCCCCCATAGGACTATCATTTGGAATGTTCAGCAACTACCTCATGTGTGGGGCGATCGCTCTTTATTGCGCCTTGTTTGGCAAAATTTGATTGAAAATGCTGTGAAGTTTACTCAACTGTGCCAGCAACCAATCATTTCCATTGGCAGCATTGAGGATGAGCATGAAATTATTTTTTTTATTCAAGATAATGGTGTAGGATTTGACATGCAATATGTTAATCGCTTATTTGGTATATTTCAACGCCTTCATAACCAAATACAGTTTGAAGGAACAGGCATAGGACTTGCTAATGTCCAACGAATCATTCTCAGACATCGTGGCAGAGTCTGGGCAGAGGGAGATACAAATCAAGGAGCAAAATTTTACTTTAGCTTACCAAAAGCAAGTACTTAATCACAGTGGGAGATGGGGAACTCGGGGGTCCCACTCCCCCAAGGGAGTGCGGATTAGGGGCAATGGGGAGAAAACAATTCAAAATTTAGGAAGAGAGTGTGAGGAGTATGAGGGGTGTGTAGACGCGCCTTCTTCGGCTTCCCGTAGGGTGGAGTATGAGGAGTGGAGGAATTACCACCAACCACCAACCACTAACCACTAACAGATTTCTAATCTACATCGACAGCTAGATGTGGAAACTTACTTAATTTCTTGAAAATAATGCTGCTAGGTTCCTATGAAGTAGGAAATTTGTGGCGTGGCGACACTATTTTAAAAGATAATATCATGATGCGTATTCTGCTGCTGGAAGATTCTTGGGCAGATGCCGAGCTTATCGGTACTACTTTAAAAAAGAGTATAAATGATTGTGATTTTGTACGGGTAGAAACTCGTACAGACTTTATTAAAGCTCTTAAAACCGAAACCTTGGATTTGATTTTGGCAGATTACGCTCTTCCCTCTTTTGATGGGTTTTCTGCTTTAGAACTTGCTCGTGCTATCTGTCCAGAAGTACCATTTATCATCATATCTGGGATACTTGGTGAGGAGCGAGCTATTGAAACTCTCAAAAGTGGTGCTACAGACTATGTACTTAAACAACGCCTAGAGCGACTAGTTCCAGCAGTGGAACGAGCTTTGCGAGAAGCTGAAGAACGAAAATTGCTTAGGCAAGCAGAAATAGAATTACGCAAAAGTGAGGAACTATTCCGCACCTCTGTAGAAACCATCCTAGATAGCTTTGCTATTTACTCTGCCATCCGCGATCCATCAGGTAAAATCATAGACTTTCGCATTGATTATGTGAATACAGCTGCTTGTGAAAATCATCATTTAACACAGGAAGAGCAATTAGGTAAGTATTTGTGTAAACTCATGCCAGTACATCAGACAAGTGGTCTGTTTACAGAATATTGTCGGGTTGTAGAAACAGGTCAACCATTGGTAAAGGAGTTGTTGTTGGTAGACGGGGAGAGGGAAAGACAAGGGGGACAAACCAGACAAGGAGGACATGCGGGATGGTTAACAACTAACTACCAACCACCAACAACCAACAATCAACCAACAACCAACCAAAGAGCCTATGATATTCGTGCTGTGAAGTTTGGGGATGGGGTAGTTGTGACTTGGCGGGACACAACCGAACGCCGACAAGTCGAAGAAGAACGAAAACAACTAATAGCCCAAGAGCAAGCAGCTAGAGAAGAGGCTGAAAAAGCAAACCGCCTCAAGGATGAATTTTTAGCAGTTGTTTCCCACGAACTTCGTACTCCACTTAACTCTATGTTGGGTTGGGCGCACATACTCAGAAATCGGCAATTAAATGAAGCGATCGCTACTAAAGCTTTGGAAACAATTGAGCGTAATGCTAGACACCAAAAAAAATTGATTGAAGATATCCTTGATGTTTCCATGATCATTCAGAATAAACTCCGTTTGGAGTTACAGCCTCTGTACTTAGTTCCGATTGTTCATGCTGCAATAGAAGATGTACAGCCACAAGCTCAGGCCAAGTCAATCCAAATAGAGTCTATGCTTAGGCCCTTTATCAGTCCGGTTATGGGCGATGCGGAACGGTTGCAGCAGATTATATGCAATCTCCTCTCTAATGCCATCAAATTTACTCCTGCTGCTGGTCGAGTGCAGATTTCGCTACAGCAAGTAGACTCTTTCGCTCAAATTATAGTCACCGATACTGGACAAGGCATTAGTTCCGACTTTTTACCCCATGTGTTTGATCGCTTCCGCCAAGCAGACGCTACTACAACTAGAAAATATGGAGGGTTGGGATTAGGACTTGCTATTGTTCGGCATTTGGTTGAAATGCACCACGGTCATGTTTATGCTGCTAGTGAGGGAATCGGCAAAGGAGCAACATTTACAGTCCAACTGCCAATCTACAAAATAGAATAGAAAACCTGAAAATTACCGCCTGATGAACACACCACAAGATACGCGTCAATACGCCCCAGCCACCCAGCGCAATCGTGAACCAATTCTGGAAGTACTCATGCAAGTATTGCCTGCTACTGGTAGTGTTTTAGAAGTTGCTAGCGGAACTGGGGAACATGCGGTGTATTTTGCTCCTCGTCTGTTTCCTCGTCAATGGATACCTTCCGACCCTAATCCCCTAAATTGTGCTAGCATCACTGCTTGGAGAAAACATTTATCGTGTGAAACTCTTCACCCACCTTTAGAGATTGATACACGTCAGCCAGTCTGGATAGTGGAGAAAGAAATACCATTTAATCCTTCACCAATTACAGCCATAGTCAATATCAACATGATTCACATTTCTCCTTGGGATGCTTGTTTGGGACTAATGGCAGGTGCAGGTCGTATTCTTTCGTCTGGTGGTATCCTCTACTTGTATGGGTCGTTCAAACGGGACGGTAAACATACTGCACCAAGTAACGCTGCTTTCGATGAATATCTACGCGTCCAAAATCCAGAATGGGGGATACGTAATCTCGAAGATGTGGTAATAGCAGCTAGTAAACACAATCTTAGTTTAGTCAATGTTTATCAAATGCCTGCAAATAATTTTTCAGTAGTATTTAAAGTGAATTACGGTTGATGTGGATTAATGGGTTGACAAATAGTCATGTTTTAGAAACGAACACTAATTA
Above is a genomic segment from Fischerella sp. JS2 containing:
- a CDS encoding DUF938 domain-containing protein; the protein is MNTPQDTRQYAPATQRNREPILEVLMQVLPATGSVLEVASGTGEHAVYFAPRLFPRQWIPSDPNPLNCASITAWRKHLSCETLHPPLEIDTRQPVWIVEKEIPFNPSPITAIVNINMIHISPWDACLGLMAGAGRILSSGGILYLYGSFKRDGKHTAPSNAAFDEYLRVQNPEWGIRNLEDVVIAASKHNLSLVNVYQMPANNFSVVFKVNYG
- a CDS encoding sensor histidine kinase is translated as MSTQNNSIQRILLVDDNPDDRLLVIRELSREFSQAQVIEIVDANALHLALTVHDFDLVITDYQLNWTTGLEVLRAVKARDRNCPVIMFTNTGSQEIAVEAMKAGLDDYVIKSTKHFLRLSQAVRLVWQQYQTIRKAAQLELRLQSLLNQLRIGVFRATPEAKILDVNTAFLNILGLPSLEEVQSFISEQLYSFMTDERPSGQEWEREIQFQRPDGKNIWLLFSETQNQLHGETFIDGLMEDITERKQSEEEIRQLNQTLEHRVQERTAQLEAINCELEAFAYSVSHDLRSPIRQIDGFVNLLKEHLENTTCDQTSLRYLQAILELTNRAGKLVDDLLTYSRTGRAEMHYSIVDMNRLVWESKQQIEMDFPHRTIIWNVQQLPHVWGDRSLLRLVWQNLIENAVKFTQLCQQPIISIGSIEDEHEIIFFIQDNGVGFDMQYVNRLFGIFQRLHNQIQFEGTGIGLANVQRIILRHRGRVWAEGDTNQGAKFYFSLPKAST
- a CDS encoding sensor histidine kinase codes for the protein MLLGSYEVGNLWRGDTILKDNIMMRILLLEDSWADAELIGTTLKKSINDCDFVRVETRTDFIKALKTETLDLILADYALPSFDGFSALELARAICPEVPFIIISGILGEERAIETLKSGATDYVLKQRLERLVPAVERALREAEERKLLRQAEIELRKSEELFRTSVETILDSFAIYSAIRDPSGKIIDFRIDYVNTAACENHHLTQEEQLGKYLCKLMPVHQTSGLFTEYCRVVETGQPLVKELLLVDGERERQGGQTRQGGHAGWLTTNYQPPTTNNQPTTNQRAYDIRAVKFGDGVVVTWRDTTERRQVEEERKQLIAQEQAAREEAEKANRLKDEFLAVVSHELRTPLNSMLGWAHILRNRQLNEAIATKALETIERNARHQKKLIEDILDVSMIIQNKLRLELQPLYLVPIVHAAIEDVQPQAQAKSIQIESMLRPFISPVMGDAERLQQIICNLLSNAIKFTPAAGRVQISLQQVDSFAQIIVTDTGQGISSDFLPHVFDRFRQADATTTRKYGGLGLGLAIVRHLVEMHHGHVYAASEGIGKGATFTVQLPIYKIE